From one Streptomyces sp. NBC_01478 genomic stretch:
- a CDS encoding FAD-dependent monooxygenase — translation MNGNSTRTGIDNPDRTVIVVGSGPTGLLLAGDLAAAGVPVTVLEKRPEKISNLSRAFVLHARTLEQLDARALADELEAVGQPLDRLRLFGRLTVDLTPLPSRFNHLLVLPQYEVEKALRRRAVEAGADFRYGTEMTALSQDADGATVETRGPGGVAESLSAAYVVGADGMRSAVRDAIGLPFPGHSVIRSVVLADVLLDEKPETLLTVATVGDAFAFIAPFGDGYYRVIGWNRAHDVADDEPLDLDEVKEIARLALGRDFGMRDARWMSRFHSDERQAPAYRVGRVFLAGDAAHVHTPAGGQGMNTGLQDAANLGWKLAAVINGHAPRVLLDSYQAERHPVGKAVLRSSGGIVRLAMAKRPWTLALRAALTTVLDKAAPARRKALGQLTGIGYAYPAPRGAHRLVGTRAPDVSLADGGRLYEALRGGRFVLITPEPYENQDIRKDRLTVERWASDRRTALVVRPDGYVAWASDTAEPAGVEAALAEHVG, via the coding sequence ATGAACGGCAACAGCACCCGCACCGGCATCGACAACCCCGACCGCACCGTCATCGTCGTCGGCTCCGGCCCCACCGGCCTGCTCCTGGCCGGTGACCTCGCCGCCGCCGGTGTCCCGGTCACCGTGCTGGAGAAGCGCCCCGAGAAGATCAGCAACCTGTCCCGCGCGTTCGTCCTGCACGCCCGCACCCTGGAGCAGCTCGACGCCCGCGCCCTCGCCGACGAACTGGAGGCCGTCGGTCAACCCCTCGACCGGCTCCGCCTGTTCGGCCGCCTCACCGTCGACCTCACCCCCCTCCCCTCCCGCTTCAACCACCTCCTCGTCCTCCCGCAGTACGAGGTGGAGAAGGCGCTGCGGCGGCGCGCGGTCGAGGCGGGTGCGGACTTCCGGTACGGGACCGAGATGACCGCGCTGTCGCAGGACGCGGACGGCGCGACCGTCGAGACGCGCGGGCCCGGCGGGGTGGCCGAGTCGCTGAGCGCCGCGTACGTCGTCGGCGCCGACGGGATGCGCAGCGCGGTGCGGGACGCGATCGGACTGCCCTTCCCGGGTCACTCCGTCATCCGTTCCGTCGTTCTCGCGGACGTGCTGCTCGACGAGAAGCCGGAGACCCTGCTCACCGTGGCCACCGTCGGCGACGCCTTCGCCTTCATCGCGCCCTTCGGCGACGGCTACTACCGGGTCATCGGCTGGAACCGCGCGCACGACGTCGCCGACGACGAGCCCCTCGATCTCGACGAGGTCAAGGAGATCGCCCGGCTCGCCCTCGGCCGCGACTTCGGAATGCGCGACGCCCGCTGGATGTCCCGTTTCCACAGCGACGAGCGCCAAGCGCCCGCCTACCGGGTGGGCCGTGTGTTCCTGGCCGGCGACGCCGCGCACGTCCACACCCCGGCCGGCGGCCAGGGCATGAACACCGGCCTCCAGGACGCGGCCAACCTCGGCTGGAAGCTGGCCGCGGTGATCAACGGCCACGCGCCCCGGGTCCTCCTCGACAGCTACCAGGCCGAGCGTCACCCCGTCGGCAAGGCGGTCCTGCGCAGCAGCGGCGGCATCGTCCGCCTCGCCATGGCCAAGCGCCCCTGGACCCTCGCCCTGCGCGCGGCCCTCACCACCGTCCTCGACAAGGCGGCCCCGGCCCGCCGCAAGGCCCTCGGTCAACTCACCGGCATCGGCTACGCCTATCCGGCCCCCCGAGGCGCCCACCGCCTCGTCGGCACCCGCGCCCCGGACGTCTCCCTCGCCGACGGCGGCCGCCTCTACGAAGCGCTGCGCGGCGGCCGGTTCGTACTGATCACGCCGGAGCCGTACGAGAACCAGGACATCCGCAAGGACCGGCTGACCGTGGAGCGCTGGGCGAGCGACCGTCGTACGGCACTGGTGGTGCGGCCCGACGGCTACGTGGCCTGGGCGTCCGACACCGCCGAACCGGCCGGGGTCGAGGCGGCGCTCGCCGAGCACGTCGGCTGA
- a CDS encoding TetR/AcrR family transcriptional regulator: MNDSASNGTDSGTGGTSPGPRRSDATRAAILEAARERFAADGYERATIRAIAKDARIDPSMVMRYYGNKEGLFAAAVSYDLRLPDLTSAARDEVGRALVTHFLAMWEENEELTAMLRVGATNQGGAERMQAIFRDQLLPVARQACPDPEQAPARAGLVASQLLGLALTRYVLRFPPTVALAREEIVAWLGPTVQRYLTTPSP, translated from the coding sequence ATGAACGACAGCGCCAGCAACGGCACAGATTCCGGCACCGGCGGCACCAGCCCCGGCCCCCGCCGCTCCGACGCCACCCGCGCCGCCATCCTCGAAGCCGCCCGCGAACGCTTCGCCGCCGACGGCTACGAACGCGCCACCATCCGCGCCATCGCCAAGGACGCACGGATCGACCCGTCGATGGTGATGCGCTACTACGGCAACAAGGAGGGCCTGTTCGCGGCGGCCGTCTCCTACGACCTGCGGCTGCCGGACCTGACCTCGGCCGCGCGGGACGAGGTCGGCCGGGCGCTGGTGACGCATTTCCTCGCCATGTGGGAGGAGAACGAGGAGCTGACGGCCATGCTGCGGGTCGGCGCGACGAACCAGGGCGGTGCCGAGCGGATGCAGGCCATCTTCCGGGACCAGTTGCTGCCGGTCGCGCGACAGGCGTGCCCCGACCCGGAGCAGGCACCGGCCCGCGCCGGTCTGGTCGCCTCGCAGCTCCTCGGGCTCGCGCTCACGCGCTACGTGCTGCGCTTCCCGCCGACCGTGGCGCTGGCCCGCGAGGAGATCGTGGCCTGGCTCGGGCCCACGGTGCAGCGCTATCTGACGACGCCGAGCCCGTGA
- the malQ gene encoding 4-alpha-glucanotransferase, producing the protein MTAPRPVDTLGEDLSRLAELHGVATAYRPSPDHAVPASALAVVAALAALGVDASTPRATTAALAARRHELAERLLPPTVVGRYGSTPAALDALPEGTRLHIETEQGETRTGIDQLPPGVHHVTATAPDGRRAEAQLVVAPDRLPTPTGRSYGLMVQVYSLLSRHSWGMGDLGDLGELAAWAGRSLGAGFVQVNPLHAAVPGAPTDPSPYRPSSRRFPDPVYLRIEDIPEFAYVGEADREGLRGLLEQAARLRQSVLEKDALIDRDAVWELKREALELVHQVPLGPGRRAAYVDFLAREGEALEDHATWYALAEVHGSNWREWPAALGDPRSPETARARAELMDRVDFHCRLAWLTDDQLTAAQRAAREAGMPIGVVHDLAVGVHPDGADAWAQQEYFAAGMSVGAPPDAFNSLGQDWGLPPWRPDRLAESGYAPYRRLLRALFRYAGALRIDHVMGLFRLWWVPQGQPPTEGTYVRYDAEAMLAILALEASRAGSVVIGEDLGTVEPGVREALQERGVLGTSVLWFERDWEGDGRPLAPEKWRADCLATATTHDLPPTAARLTGEHVELRDRLGLLTRPVEEERIESATDVGEWLALLSRLGLYEEATGGGRPASEEEAEIHAVHRFLLRTPARMIGVWLPDTVGDRRPQNLPGTWDQYPNWRLPVADADGRPVTLEELAASPRLHALVDVLRVGLEAGPDGSGEGGV; encoded by the coding sequence ATGACCGCACCCCGGCCGGTGGACACCCTCGGCGAGGACCTGTCCCGGCTCGCCGAACTGCACGGCGTCGCCACCGCCTACCGCCCCTCCCCGGACCACGCGGTCCCCGCCTCGGCCCTCGCGGTCGTCGCCGCGCTGGCCGCCCTCGGCGTCGACGCGAGCACCCCGCGGGCCACCACCGCCGCGCTCGCCGCCCGCCGACATGAGCTGGCCGAACGGCTGTTGCCGCCCACCGTCGTGGGCCGGTACGGCAGCACGCCCGCCGCGCTCGACGCACTGCCCGAGGGCACCCGGCTGCACATCGAGACCGAACAGGGCGAGACCCGGACGGGCATTGACCAACTCCCGCCCGGCGTCCACCACGTGACCGCCACCGCACCGGACGGCCGCCGCGCCGAGGCCCAACTCGTCGTCGCCCCGGACCGGTTGCCCACGCCCACGGGACGGTCGTACGGGCTGATGGTGCAGGTCTACTCTCTTCTCTCCCGGCATTCCTGGGGCATGGGCGACCTCGGTGACCTGGGTGAACTCGCCGCCTGGGCAGGGCGATCGCTCGGGGCCGGGTTCGTCCAGGTCAACCCCCTGCACGCGGCCGTGCCGGGCGCGCCCACCGACCCCTCGCCGTACCGCCCGTCCTCGCGCCGCTTCCCCGACCCGGTGTATCTGCGGATCGAGGACATCCCCGAGTTCGCGTACGTCGGGGAGGCGGACCGGGAGGGACTGCGCGGGCTCCTCGAACAGGCCGCTCGACTACGTCAATCCGTCCTGGAGAAGGACGCGTTGATCGACCGCGACGCCGTGTGGGAGCTGAAGCGCGAGGCGCTGGAACTCGTCCACCAGGTCCCCCTCGGACCCGGACGACGGGCCGCCTACGTCGACTTCCTCGCCCGCGAGGGCGAGGCGCTGGAGGACCACGCCACCTGGTACGCCCTCGCCGAGGTGCACGGCTCGAACTGGCGGGAGTGGCCGGCCGCCCTGGGCGACCCGCGGTCACCCGAAACCGCCCGCGCCCGCGCCGAGTTGATGGACCGCGTCGACTTCCACTGCCGCCTCGCCTGGCTCACCGACGACCAACTCACCGCCGCCCAGCGGGCCGCACGGGAAGCGGGCATGCCGATCGGGGTCGTGCACGACCTCGCGGTGGGGGTGCATCCGGACGGCGCCGACGCCTGGGCCCAACAGGAGTACTTCGCCGCCGGCATGTCGGTCGGAGCGCCCCCGGACGCCTTCAACTCCCTCGGCCAGGACTGGGGTCTGCCCCCCTGGCGCCCCGACCGCCTCGCCGAGTCGGGCTACGCCCCGTACCGCCGCCTGCTCCGCGCGCTCTTCCGCTACGCCGGCGCCCTGCGCATCGACCACGTCATGGGCCTGTTCCGGCTCTGGTGGGTCCCGCAAGGCCAGCCGCCCACCGAGGGCACCTACGTCCGCTACGACGCCGAGGCCATGCTCGCGATCCTCGCGCTGGAGGCCTCGCGCGCCGGGTCGGTGGTGATCGGCGAGGACCTCGGGACCGTGGAACCGGGTGTGCGCGAGGCCTTGCAGGAGCGCGGGGTGCTCGGCACGTCGGTGCTGTGGTTCGAACGGGACTGGGAGGGCGACGGCCGGCCGCTCGCCCCCGAGAAGTGGCGTGCCGACTGCCTCGCCACCGCGACCACCCACGACCTGCCGCCCACCGCGGCCCGGCTCACCGGCGAACACGTCGAACTCCGCGACCGGCTCGGCCTGTTGACCCGCCCGGTGGAGGAGGAGCGGATCGAGTCCGCCACCGATGTGGGGGAGTGGCTGGCGCTGCTGTCCCGGCTCGGCCTCTACGAAGAGGCCACGGGCGGCGGTCGGCCCGCCTCCGAGGAGGAGGCCGAGATCCACGCCGTCCACCGGTTCCTGCTGCGCACCCCCGCCCGCATGATCGGCGTCTGGCTCCCGGACACCGTCGGCGACCGGCGCCCGCAGAACCTGCCCGGCACGTGGGACCAGTATCCGAACTGGCGCCTTCCCGTCGCCGACGCGGACGGGCGTCCGGTGACGCTGGAGGAACTGGCCGCGTCGCCGAGGCTGCACGCGTTGGTGGATGTGCTGCGGGTGGGGTTGGAGGCGGGTCCGGACGGCAGTGGGGAAGGGGGCGTCTGA
- a CDS encoding PadR family transcriptional regulator: protein MSTRHILLGLLAGGPSHGYDLKRRHDERFPQARPLAYGQVYTTLQRLVRDGLAEVDGTGSDGGPERTAYRATADGSRELARWAGEIAPPAPFVTNEIFAKVVVSILADGDPEAYLRAQRAAHMERMRELTAVKTAKGTDLATVLSADYALNHLDADLRWMATTAARLTTLTAEVDTA, encoded by the coding sequence ATGAGCACCCGCCACATCCTGCTGGGCCTGCTCGCCGGAGGACCGAGCCACGGCTACGACCTCAAGCGACGCCACGACGAACGCTTCCCGCAGGCCCGCCCGCTGGCGTACGGGCAGGTCTACACGACCCTGCAGCGGCTGGTCCGGGACGGTCTCGCGGAGGTCGACGGCACCGGTTCGGACGGCGGCCCGGAGCGGACGGCGTACCGGGCGACGGCGGACGGTTCGCGTGAACTCGCCCGCTGGGCAGGGGAGATCGCGCCGCCCGCGCCCTTCGTGACGAACGAGATCTTCGCCAAGGTCGTCGTCTCGATCCTGGCCGACGGCGACCCGGAGGCGTATCTCCGCGCCCAACGCGCCGCGCACATGGAGCGGATGCGGGAACTCACGGCGGTCAAGACCGCCAAGGGCACCGACCTGGCGACCGTGCTCTCGGCGGACTACGCCCTCAACCACCTTGACGCGGACCTCCGTTGGATGGCGACGACGGCGGCCCGGCTGACCACTCTGACCGCGGAGGTCGACACAGCATGA
- a CDS encoding ABC transporter ATP-binding protein has translation MSTQEDPPEDTPPVPLLAARDLAKTHGRTRALSGASVALRAGEILAVTGTSGSGKSTLLHCLAGIVRPDEGTVTYAGERLDELPEKRRSELRRTEFGVVFQFGQLIPELTAVDNVALPLLLAGASRGDARDGAAEWLERFGVRGQAELRPGEMSGGQAQRVALARALVTGPKVVFADEPTGALDSLASEQVMTALVGTARESGAAVLLITHDAQVAAYADREIRLTDGTVATAGVTV, from the coding sequence ATGAGCACCCAGGAAGACCCCCCGGAGGACACCCCGCCGGTGCCGCTGCTGGCGGCTCGTGACCTCGCCAAGACGCACGGCAGGACCCGGGCGCTGAGCGGCGCCTCGGTCGCACTGCGCGCCGGTGAGATCCTCGCCGTCACCGGGACCAGCGGCAGCGGCAAAAGCACGCTGCTGCACTGCCTGGCCGGGATCGTCCGCCCGGACGAGGGGACGGTGACGTACGCCGGAGAGCGGCTGGACGAACTGCCCGAGAAGCGGCGCAGCGAGCTGCGGCGCACCGAGTTCGGGGTGGTCTTCCAGTTCGGCCAGCTCATACCCGAGCTGACGGCGGTGGACAACGTCGCGCTGCCGCTGCTGCTCGCGGGCGCCTCGCGCGGGGACGCCCGGGACGGGGCCGCCGAGTGGCTGGAGCGGTTCGGGGTGCGCGGGCAGGCGGAGCTGCGGCCGGGCGAGATGAGCGGCGGGCAGGCCCAACGGGTCGCGCTCGCCCGGGCGTTGGTTACCGGCCCGAAGGTCGTCTTCGCGGACGAGCCGACGGGCGCGCTGGACTCCCTGGCGAGCGAGCAGGTGATGACGGCCCTGGTCGGCACGGCCCGCGAGTCCGGTGCGGCGGTCCTGCTGATCACCCATGACGCGCAGGTCGCGGCGTACGCGGACCGCGAGATCCGGCTGACGGACGGCACCGTGGCGACGGCGGGGGTGACGGTATGA
- a CDS encoding ABC transporter permease: protein MSSLLSDLRLAWLLTRGSDRREWWRVGLTAVGAALATGIGLGVVALLSLDGFYTVSFGSGLFDSPSDRRNVSLALGLLLIPVLGFLGQCARIGAVHRDRRLAALRLAGATPGQVRRIAALESGLACLAGSAVATAAVVALLPYATAWAGVVLVAAAVPVLGAVVSAVSLRRVVADPLGRVRRVRPVRGPGPLFRTATKLLAATAVAIALTPVLGSPVSFDLGPVTVLVLAVLFSLTAIWLSGASSRQLGEGFAAGTGRPALLIAAERLREDPWSTARTHAAVLLVTVVGSAFAGVRQILLADLDEGRREGSLGARMSYYTTGIDLTAAAILVALVLVLTGLAVGTAESLATRRRGLAAQVAAGVPHAVLARALLLETALPLFPAIAVAGLGGTTISIWYGAAMSGHTAVPVPYTAPLVPVGVYAACVLAAATSLPLLRRSVRPGELRYA from the coding sequence ATGAGTTCCCTGCTGTCCGATCTGCGGCTGGCCTGGCTGCTCACCCGGGGTTCGGACCGGCGGGAGTGGTGGCGTGTCGGGCTCACGGCGGTCGGGGCCGCGCTGGCGACGGGGATCGGACTGGGCGTCGTAGCGCTGCTGTCGTTGGACGGCTTCTACACCGTGTCGTTCGGGTCGGGGCTGTTCGACTCCCCCAGTGACCGGCGGAACGTGAGTCTGGCACTCGGCCTGCTGCTCATCCCGGTGCTCGGGTTTCTCGGGCAGTGTGCGCGGATCGGGGCGGTGCACCGGGATCGGCGGCTGGCCGCGCTGCGGCTCGCGGGGGCGACGCCCGGGCAGGTGCGGCGGATCGCGGCACTGGAGTCGGGACTGGCCTGCCTGGCCGGTTCGGCGGTGGCGACGGCGGCCGTCGTGGCGCTGTTGCCGTACGCCACGGCCTGGGCCGGGGTCGTCCTGGTCGCGGCGGCCGTGCCGGTGCTGGGCGCGGTCGTGAGTGCCGTGTCGCTGCGGCGGGTGGTGGCCGATCCGCTGGGCCGGGTACGGCGGGTGCGGCCGGTGCGCGGGCCGGGGCCGCTGTTCCGTACGGCGACCAAGCTGCTCGCGGCGACGGCGGTGGCGATCGCGCTGACCCCGGTCCTCGGCAGCCCGGTCTCCTTCGACCTCGGCCCGGTGACCGTGCTCGTCCTGGCGGTGCTGTTCAGCCTGACCGCGATCTGGCTCTCCGGGGCCTCGTCCCGCCAACTGGGTGAGGGCTTCGCGGCCGGCACCGGGCGGCCCGCGCTGCTGATCGCGGCGGAACGGCTGCGCGAGGACCCCTGGTCGACCGCCCGTACCCATGCGGCGGTGCTGCTGGTGACGGTCGTCGGCTCGGCCTTCGCGGGCGTACGGCAGATACTGCTCGCGGACCTGGACGAAGGGCGCCGCGAGGGCAGCCTCGGCGCGCGCATGTCCTACTACACGACCGGCATCGACCTGACGGCGGCCGCGATCCTCGTCGCCCTCGTGCTCGTCCTGACGGGCCTGGCCGTCGGCACCGCCGAGTCCCTGGCCACCCGGCGCCGGGGGCTGGCCGCACAGGTCGCCGCCGGGGTGCCGCACGCCGTACTGGCCCGCGCGCTGCTCCTGGAGACCGCGCTGCCGCTGTTCCCCGCGATCGCGGTGGCGGGCCTCGGCGGCACGACGATCAGCATCTGGTACGGCGCCGCCATGTCGGGCCACACGGCCGTGCCCGTGCCGTACACCGCGCCACTGGTCCCGGTCGGCGTGTACGCGGCCTGCGTGCTGGCGGCGGCCACGTCACTGCCGCTGCTACGCCGGTCGGTGCGGCCGGGCGAACTGCGCTACGCATGA
- a CDS encoding HNH endonuclease, producing MPHVLVLNASYEPLGVVPLRRALVLVLENKAVSLEESGAFMHSATVTVPAPSVVRLKRFVRVPYRGPVPLTRRALFARDGGRCMYCGGVATSVDHVIPRSRGGKHAWDNVVASCRRCNHTKADRHLFEIGWRLRHKPAPPTGLAWRIIGTGHRDPRWLPYLQPYGAEDAMARIDGISA from the coding sequence GTGCCGCATGTCCTGGTCCTCAACGCGTCGTACGAGCCACTCGGCGTCGTACCGCTCCGCCGCGCGCTCGTCCTCGTCCTGGAGAACAAGGCAGTCTCCCTTGAGGAATCCGGCGCCTTTATGCACAGCGCAACCGTCACAGTCCCCGCACCCAGCGTGGTCCGGCTCAAGCGATTCGTACGGGTTCCCTATCGGGGGCCCGTTCCTCTCACCCGGCGGGCGCTGTTCGCGCGCGACGGGGGCCGGTGCATGTACTGCGGTGGCGTCGCAACCAGCGTCGACCATGTCATTCCGCGCAGCCGCGGGGGCAAGCACGCGTGGGACAACGTGGTGGCGTCCTGCCGCCGCTGCAACCACACGAAGGCCGACCGACACCTCTTCGAGATCGGCTGGCGGCTGCGCCACAAACCCGCCCCACCCACCGGCCTGGCCTGGCGCATCATCGGGACAGGTCATAGGGACCCGCGCTGGCTGCCGTACTTGCAGCCGTACGGCGCGGAGGACGCGATGGCCCGGATCGACGGCATCTCCGCCTGA
- a CDS encoding mechanosensitive ion channel family protein — MSLSAVLLAAATPSPTPSPSETAVTVPSLQDAQESATNAASWVEQNWSTWLAIGLRVLLIVVIAAVLRMTVRRAITKLIDRMNRTVESVDGTALGGLLVNAERRRQRSQAIGSVLRSVASFVILGTAALMVLATFEINLAPLLASAGVAGVAIGFGARNLVTDFLSGVFMILEDQYGVGDQIDAGVAAGEVIEVGLRVTKLRGGNGEIWYVRNGEVKRIGNLSQGWATAGVDVTVRASENLDRVKATLDAVTEKMSKEEPWNELLWGPIEVLGLDSVLIDSMVVRLSAKTMPGKSVTVERELRWRVKRAFDEANIRIVGGATADPVDDVADPTEAVAAPSVYSNADSPQVAATSPLSSPRGTSGSR; from the coding sequence GTGTCCTTGTCCGCCGTCCTACTGGCCGCCGCCACGCCGTCGCCGACTCCGAGCCCCTCGGAGACCGCGGTGACCGTGCCCTCGCTCCAGGACGCCCAGGAAAGCGCGACCAACGCAGCGAGCTGGGTCGAGCAGAACTGGTCCACATGGCTGGCGATCGGGCTCCGGGTGCTGCTGATCGTGGTGATCGCGGCGGTCCTGAGAATGACGGTACGGCGGGCGATCACCAAGCTCATAGACCGGATGAACCGCACGGTCGAGTCGGTGGACGGCACGGCGCTGGGCGGCCTCCTGGTGAACGCGGAGCGCCGCCGCCAGCGCTCACAGGCGATCGGCTCGGTCCTCCGCTCGGTGGCGTCCTTCGTGATCCTGGGCACGGCCGCGCTGATGGTGCTGGCGACCTTCGAGATCAACCTCGCCCCTTTGCTGGCCTCCGCCGGTGTGGCGGGCGTGGCGATCGGTTTCGGCGCCCGCAACCTCGTCACGGACTTCCTCTCCGGCGTCTTCATGATCCTGGAGGACCAGTACGGCGTCGGCGACCAGATCGACGCGGGGGTCGCCGCCGGCGAGGTCATCGAGGTCGGCCTGCGCGTGACCAAGCTGCGCGGCGGCAACGGCGAGATCTGGTACGTCCGCAACGGCGAGGTCAAGCGCATCGGCAACCTCTCCCAGGGCTGGGCCACGGCGGGCGTGGACGTCACCGTCCGCGCGTCGGAGAACCTGGACCGGGTGAAGGCGACGCTCGACGCGGTCACGGAGAAGATGAGCAAGGAGGAGCCCTGGAACGAGCTCCTCTGGGGCCCCATCGAGGTCCTCGGCCTCGACAGCGTCCTCATCGACTCGATGGTCGTACGCCTCTCCGCGAAGACCATGCCGGGCAAGTCGGTCACCGTCGAACGCGAACTCCGCTGGCGCGTCAAGCGTGCCTTCGACGAGGCGAACATCCGCATCGTGGGCGGGGCGACGGCGGACCCGGTGGACGATGTGGCGGACCCGACGGAGGCGGTCGCGGCGCCGTCGGTCTACTCCAACGCGGATTCACCTCAGGTGGCGGCCACTTCGCCTCTTTCTTCGCCGCGGGGGACGTCGGGGTCTCGGTAG
- a CDS encoding Uma2 family endonuclease, with product MSLLIPDFYVRRRRPSELDESYRKAHKGCYPIDMIALVGEVTSTNHETDTGPKLRAYAAAGVPVYVLINRNAKTAHCYTDPNLPGDDPTEAYYAAESKVDLGEPLPLPAPYPTLDTAPFLEN from the coding sequence ATGTCCCTGCTCATCCCGGACTTCTACGTCCGTCGCCGCAGGCCCAGCGAACTCGACGAGTCCTACCGCAAGGCCCACAAGGGCTGCTATCCCATCGACATGATCGCCCTGGTCGGCGAAGTGACCTCCACCAACCACGAGACGGACACCGGCCCGAAACTCCGCGCCTATGCGGCCGCCGGAGTCCCCGTCTACGTCCTGATCAACCGGAACGCGAAGACCGCCCACTGCTACACCGACCCGAACCTGCCCGGCGACGACCCCACCGAGGCGTACTACGCCGCCGAGTCCAAGGTCGACCTGGGCGAGCCCCTGCCCCTCCCGGCCCCGTACCCCACCCTGGACACGGCACCCTTCCTGGAGAACTGA
- a CDS encoding cytidine deaminase family protein, with the protein MTTQTHDGNPVDHVDHELIQAAAHIARTRCRGDNHTMAAAARARDGRIVTAVNAYHFTGGPCAELVVIGTAAAQGIYELDTMVAVGDRDRGVVPPCGRCRQALLEYFPSLKVIVGTGDRVRTVRVTDLLPESFVWADHQLDAE; encoded by the coding sequence ATGACCACGCAGACCCATGACGGCAACCCCGTCGACCACGTCGACCACGAACTCATCCAGGCCGCGGCGCACATCGCGCGCACGCGCTGCCGGGGCGACAACCACACCATGGCGGCCGCGGCCCGCGCCCGGGACGGCCGGATCGTCACGGCGGTGAACGCCTACCACTTCACGGGAGGCCCCTGCGCCGAGCTGGTCGTCATCGGCACGGCGGCCGCGCAGGGCATCTACGAGCTGGACACGATGGTCGCCGTGGGCGACCGCGACCGGGGGGTTGTTCCCCCGTGCGGCCGGTGCCGTCAGGCCCTTCTCGAGTACTTCCCCTCCCTCAAGGTCATCGTCGGCACAGGCGACCGCGTCCGAACCGTCCGTGTCACCGACCTGCTGCCCGAAAGCTTCGTCTGGGCGGACCATCAACTCGATGCCGAGTAG